A genomic window from Triticum urartu cultivar G1812 chromosome 7, Tu2.1, whole genome shotgun sequence includes:
- the LOC125520059 gene encoding LIMR family protein Os06g0128200, producing MGDFNVALVIVAAVVSVLVLLVSVYLLVNYQHPDDANQAWFPKLVVVLGITVAVLSILMLPADVANRQACKRAVYSGACALTLPMKTLWLVVYIIDAVLVFLVIPFAMFYYEGDRDKSVGKRLKSALIWVVASAVVCGLILGILYALIGKVDFTVRHLSSSVQAFPNPNQFSAFTSGQPCIAPLTRQCSANTAPANSQTTWTMRATFPEYVVALATIVGSVLFTIFGGVGIACLPLSLIFSFVRRPKAVITRSQYIKEATELGKKAKELKKAAEALHQEERSGNKGRKWRKNVKAVEKELLLLENDMNALEEMYPQGEKAEATWAFTVLAYIGKLIFGIVGLIVSIAWVAHIIIYLLVDPPLSSFLNEIFIKLDSVWGLLGTAAFAFFCFYLLIAVIAGEMMLGLKLVFITIHPMKWGGTLMNSFLFNVGLILLCSISVIQFCATAFAYYAQATAAQEIFGHTLQSLRGIKYLYKYNVFQYGFVALAILTLFYYALFGWRKRKPTGRFQLSN from the exons ATGGGGGACTTCAACGTGGCGCTGGTGATCGTGGCGGCGGTGGTCAgcgtcctcgtcctcctcgtcaGCGTCTACCTGCTCGTCAACTACCAGCACCCCGACGACGCCAACCAGGCCTGGTTCCCCAAGCTCGTCGTCGTGCTCGGCATCACCGTCGCCGTCCTCTCCATCCTCATGCTCCCCGCCGACGTCGCCAACCGCCAGGCCTGCAAGCGCGCCGTCTACAGCGGCGCCTGCGCCCTCACCCTCCCCATGAAGACGCTCTGGCTCGTCGTCTACATCATCGACGCCGTCCTCGTCTTCCTCGTCATCCCATTCGCCATGTTCTACTACGAGGGCGACCGGGACAA GTCCGTCGGGAAGAGGCTCAAGAGCGCCCTCATCTGGGTCGTCGCCTCCGCTGTCGTCTGCGGTCTCATCCTCGGAATCCTATACG CACTTATTGGTAAAGTGGACTTCACTGTCAGGCACCTCTCTTCATCTGTCCAGGCATTTCCAAACCCAAACCAGTTCAGTGCATTCACAAGTGGCCAACCTTGCATCGCTCCATTGACCCGTCAG TGTTCAGCTAATACTGCACCTGCTAACTCCCAAACAACTTGGACAATGCGCGCTACATTCCCTGAATACGTGGTTGCCCTTGCTACCATTGTTGGATCTGTGCTCTTCACA ATATTTGGTGGTGTTGGCATTGCTTGCCTTCCATTGAGTCTTATATTCTCGTTTGTCCGGCGTCCAAAAGCTGTCATCACACGCTCACAATATATAAAG GAAGCTACTGAATTAGGTAAGAAGGCCAAGGAATTGAAGAAGGCAGCGGAAGCCCTTCACCAAGAAGAGAGAAGTGGGAACAAAGGCAGAAAATGGCGCAAAAACGTGAAGGCTGTCGAGAAG GAGTTGTTACTTTTGGAAAATGACATGAATGCTCTAGAAGAGATGTATCCTCAAGGAGAGAAG GCTGAGGCTACCTGGGCTTTTACAGTGCTTGCTTACATTGGAAAACTCATATTCGGCATTGTTGG GTTAATTGTATCGATTGCTTGGGTTGCGCATATTATCATATACTTGTTGGTTGATCCTCCTCTATCTTCTTTCCTGAATGAGATCTTCATAAAGCTGGACAGTGTCTGGG GTCTGCTTGGGACTGCTGCTTTTGCATTCTTCTGCTTCTATCTCCTCATCGCAGTGATTGCTGGAGAAATGATGCTTGgcctgaaattagttttcatcaCCATTCACCCAATGAA ATGGGGAGGAACGTTGATGAACTCTTTCCTGTTTAATGTTGGACTGATCCTACTTTGTTCCATCAG TGTGATTCAGTTCTGCGCGACAGCTTTTGCATACTACGCACAAGCAACTGCAGCTCAGGAGATCTTTGGCCACACGCTGCAGTCTCTTCGTGGAATTAAGTATCTCTACAA GTACAATGTTTTCCAGTACGGCTTTGTTGCCCTTGCCATACTCACCCTCTTCTACTATGCACTTTTT GGATGGCGAAAGAGGAAACCGACAGGAAGGTTCCAGCTCTCAAATTAA